AGAAGCAACGCGCCCTGGGCGCAGCGCACCCGCACGCTCATCGATCTCATCATTCCCAACGCGAGTGCTTACCGTGAGCAGTTCATCGAGCCGGGCGGCTGGATCGATCGCGCCGCGACCTTCGATTACTCGGATTCCATCGAGGAAAACCCCGACTTTCCGCCAGAGTTCACGAGCTTCGTCCACTTCATGAACTACTGCGCCGACGCCTTTCCCCGCAGCGTTGGCGAGGTCCCCCTCACGCGGCTTCCCGCTCACGTCCTGCGCGTGCTCACCCGCATGCCGCGCGAGGGCGTCTCCCGCGGCACCTGGTGGAAGACCCGGCCCGAGTTTGCCTCGCATCTCGACCAATGAGGGCCCTGGGCCCGCTTTGACCCCCGGAGCCCCCCGCGCTAAATGGCTCTCGCGCCGCCCGACACACCGGGGGCATCCATCCAGGGGGAGTCCATGAGCGAGAAAATCACCCGCGCACTGCTGTCTGTTTCCGACAAAGAAGGCATCATCGAGCTTGGCAAGTTTCTGGCAGGGCAGGGCGTCGAGATCCTCTCCACCGGCGGCACGGCCCACAAGCTCACTGAGGCCGGCGTGCCGGTGATCGAGGTCTCCGACTACACCGGCTTTCCCGAGATGATGGACGGGCGGGTCAAAACCCTCCACCCGAAGATCCACGGCGGCCTGCTGGCCCTTCGCAACAATCCCTCCCACGTGGAGGCGATGAACGCCCACAACATCGGCGGCATCGATCTTGTGGTGGTGAACCTGTATCCCTTTGAAGAAACCATCGCCAAAGAGGGCTGCGCGTTTGAGGATGCCATCGAGAACATCGACATCGGCGGTCCCACGATGCTTCGCTCGGCGGCCAAGAACCACGCCCACGTGACCGTGGTGGTGGAGCCCGGCGACTACGGGCGCCTGATGGATGAGATGAAGAGCGGCTCGACCACCGCCCAGTTCCGTTTCGAGTGCGCGTGCAAGGTGTTCTCCCACACCGCCGCCTACGACTCGGCGATCTCGAACTACCTGACCGCCCGAGAGAGCGCAGACGCAGAGCCCGCACAATTCCCCGGGGCGCTCAACCTCAACTTCGTCAAGAAGCAGGACCTGCGCTACGGCGAGAATCCGCACCAAAATGGCGCCTTCTACGTTGAGCGCGCGCCCAGCGAGCCGTCGATCGCGCTGGCAAAGCAGCTCCACGGCAAGGAACTCTCCTACAACAACATTCTCGACACCAATGCAGCGCTCGAACTCGTCAAGGAGTTTGCCGAAACGGCTGCCATCGTGGTCAAGCACACCAACCCCTGCGGTGCCGCGCTGGGCAGCTCGATTTCCGAAGCCTACGAAAAAGCCCGCGCCACTGACCCGGTCAGCGCCTTTGGCGGAATCGTGGCATTGAACCGCCGGGTGGACATGGCGACGGCCGACCTGCTGGCCGAAACCTTTCTCGAAGTGGTGATCGCGCCTTCCTATGAAAAGGACGCGCTGGCCAAGTTGCAGGAGAAGAAGAACATCCGCCTGCTGGAGCTTCCCTTCGAGGGCGGCGCCTACAGCGAGCTGCCCAAGGGCACGGCCGGCTGGGAGCTGCGCCGCGTCGTGGGCGGCCTGCTGGTGCAGGAACTCGACCGCGGTGACGCGCCGCAATCCGACTGGAAAGTCGTAACGAAACGCGCGCCCAGCGAGGAAGAGATGCGCGCGCTGGCGTTCGCCTGGACCTGCGGCAAGCACGTCAAGAGCAACGCCATCGTCTATGCCCGCGAGGGGCAGCTCGTCGGCGTGGGCGCCGGGCAGATGAGCCGCGTGGATTCGGCGCGCGTGGGCGTAGAAAAAGCCCAGCTTCCCATCAAGGGAACGGTGGTGGCCTCGGATGCCTTCTTCCCGTTCCGCGACGGACTCGATCAGCTCGCCGAGGCCGGCGCTGTGGCTGTCATCCAGCCCGGCGGCAGCGTGCGCGATGAGGAAGTCATCGCCGCCGCCGACGAACACGGCATGGCGATGGTCTTTACCGGGTACCGCCACTTCCGCCACTGAGATAGCGAAGCACCGATCAGCGCTTCCCCCGAGTCTGGGGAAGCTGCCCGAAGGGCGGAAGGGGGCGTTCGTTCCCAGGCGACTCTCCCCCTCAGTCCGGCTTTGCCGGACAGCTCCCCCGGCGACGGGGGAGCGCAACACGGATGGGCTTTCACATGAGCGAGGACATGGGGATCATCCACGAGTATCACCTGGCGGAAATGCCCAAACGCCGGTTGCTCGATCTCTATCGCAAGGGCGCCAAGCTCTACAAGATCTGCGAAAATCCAGAGTGCGTTGCCTACGAGCAATACACTCCCATCACCTCCGAAGAAGACTTCATGACCTACTGCCTGCAGTGCGCCCGGAAGGTGCTTCGCTACGGCGTCGACTACCAGCCCTGAACGTCCCTCTGGCTTGCCCCGCATCGGATTGCTCCAGAAGGCAATCCATGGTTGCGTCAGCAGGCAAATGGGAATATATCGCCCTCCCAGTTGTTGCGAATTTGTAACGGCAGCCTTGTCATCACAGCCGGGAGCCATAACTCGTGATCAAAGAACTGGTGTTCTTCGTCCTGGGCGGTCTGGGACTCTTCCTTTACGGAATGAAACTCCTCTCCGAGGGCCTCCAGGTGATGGCGGGCGACCGGCTCCGGCGCATCATCAGCGCGGTGACCGACAACCGCGTGCTGGGGGTGGGCACCGGCCTGCTGGTGACCATGATCGTCCAGTCCTCTTCGGTGACGACGGTGATGGTGGTCAGCTTCGTCAACGCCGGCGTGATGGAGCTCATGCAGGCGGCCAGCGTTGTGCTGGGCGCCAACATTGGCACGACGATCACGGGCTGGATCCTCGTTCTCAAGATTCACAAATACGCGCTTCCCATCCTGGGGCTCGGCACCTTTGCGCACCTGTTCGGCCGCAGCGACAAGCTGCGCTACGCAGGCCAGCTCGCCATGGGCTTTGGTCTCATATTCTTCGGGCTCTCACTGATGAAGGACGGATTCTCGCCGCTCAAGGACCATCCGGGCTTTGCCGAGATGATGCACCAGTTCGGCGCCGAGACGACCATTCGCCTGCTCATGAGCGTGATGGTCGGCGCCGTGCTCACCATGATCGTGCAGAGCTCGAGCGCCATGCTTGGCGTGACGATCGCCATGGCCAGCGTGGGGCTCATCGATTTCGAAGGGGCCGCAGCCCTGATCCTGGGCGAGAACATCGGCACCACAATTACCGCCCAGCTCGCCGCCATTGGCGCCACCACCAATGCCCGCCGCGCAGCCATGTTCCACAGCCTGGTCAACGTATTCGGCGTGGGGGTGATGGTACTGCTCTTCCCACTGTGGATTCACGCCGTGGACGCAATCATTCCAGGCCCGGCGGGTTTCGTGGACGCCGCCGGGGAGCGCCCGAACATCACGGCGCACATTTCGATGGCGCACAGTTCCTTCAATGTCGTGATGGTACTGGTGGCACTGCCGCTGCTGGGCTGGCTGGTGCGCGGCGTGGAACGCATCGTTCCCGAATCGAAGAAGGTTCACACGAGCCTCAAATTCCTGCACACTAGCATGATCGAAGCTCCTGCGCTGGCCATCGAGCAGGGGCGCCAGGAAGTCTTCCACATGGCCGAGATCGTCAAGGAAATGCTGGAAAAGACCGCCGCCTACTACGTCGACATGCGCAACCCGAACATGGCAGAGCGCGACCGCGTGCTTCGGCTCGAGAAAATCACCGATGTCATTCAGCACGAGATCACCGTCTTCATGGCGCGCGTTGCCGAGGCCCAGATGACCACGGCGCAGAGCGACGAGATCCGGGCCATCGTGCGCGAGGCCGACGAGCTCGAGAGCATTGCCGATTACTGCGAGCGGTTGGTGGGCTATCGCTCGCGCGCGCTCAAGGACGGGGTCGAATTCTCCGACGCCGCGCTGGCGGACATCCAGACCCACCTGAAGGCGGTCACGGACTTCTACGAGGCCATCATCGCCCACGAGCGGGCCGAGGACAGCGCCTGGATGCCCGAGATCCAGACCGAGGGGGACCGCCTCAAAGAGCTGGCCGACCGGATCCGCGACGCCCACCTGGAGCGTGCCGGGCGCAATGAGTGCAATCCCACCGCCGGAATCGTCTTCAGCGACGCGATCGTGGCCCTGCGGCGTATCCGCAATCACTCCTACAACCTCGCCGAGGCCTTCGTCGGGCAGAAGTAGCCCTTTGCCCTCCTTCGAGGATCCCACCGTTGCCACCGGCCGGGCCGGGTGGTAGAAAATACCAGTGAAAACAGCCCGTTGAGGCATCCGGGAATTCCCGGGCGCTTCCGGCCCCACGCCGGCAATTGCCGTCGCGGCCCGGGCAGGGAATTTCTGGAGAGTAAATGTCACCAGCACTCATTGCTGTTCTCGTTCTGGTCGCGATCATTGTCCTGTTCTTCGTCCTCAAGGGCGGGGGCGGAAGTCATTACGAGAAGATGTCGCCCGAGGAACTGGGCAAGGTGGCTGCCGAGCAGGCCGAGGCCTACAGGGCCCAGCACAAGCAGAGCACCGGTGAAGAGCTCGCGTTCGAGCGGGCCAGCCTGCCCAGGCTCGACGCCGTTCTTGAGAAGAATTACACCCAGAACATGCTCGATCAGAAAACCATCGAGCACATGGGCATGTTCCTTGGAGAGACCATGCGCCACGAATTCGGCGGCACCTGGCGCTACAATGACGGCTTCGGTGAGCTGTGCCTGGCCATGACCGACGAGGGCTTCATCTTCCCGGTCAGCCAGATCAAGCGCGCGCTCGATCACAAGGAAGCCGGGCAACTGGCTTCCTACGCCGACTCGATTGCCGAGCGGCACGAGGACGCCTGAGCGGCCCGGCCCGGGGCGGAGAAACCAATGGACCCGCGACTTGAAAACAGAACGATCGTGCTCGGCATCTCGGGCGGGATTGCCTGTTACAAGGCGTGCGAGCTGGTGCGGCGCCTCACTCAGGCCGGCGCGCAGGTGCGCGTTGCAATGACGGCCTCCGCCCGGCAGTTCGTCCAGCCCATGACCCTGCAGACGCTTTCCATGAATCCGGTGGCGACCGAGCTCTTTGATCTCACGCAGGAGAGCGAGATCGGGCACATCAACCTTGCGCGCGCGGCCGACGCGCTGGTCATTGCGCCGGCCACGGCGAACATCATGGCCAAGCTCGCCCACGGCATTGCCGACGATGTGCTCACCACGGTGGCGCTGGCCTGCACGGCGCCGCTGGTGATTGCGCCGGCGATGAACGTGCAGATGTGGCGCCACGTAGCGACGCAGACCAATCTCAAGACGCTTCGCGAACGCGGCGCCCACATCGTCGATCCCGGCGCGGGCGACCTTGCCTGCGGCGAAGTGGGCGAGGGGCGCCTTGCCGAAACCGAGCAGATCATCGAGGCCATCGCCGCCTCGCTCACCCCGCGCTCGCTCCAGGGCGTCCGCTTCCTGATTACGGCGGGTCCCACGCGCGAGCCCGTCGATCCGGTGCGCTACCTGACCAATCGCTCCAGCGGGAAGATGGGCTACGCTCTCGCGCGTGCGGCCCAGCGCCGCGGCGCGCAGGTTACCCTGGTGAGCGGCCCGGTCAGCCTTGCACCCCCGGCGGGGATGAAGCTCATCAAGGTCGAGACCGCGCGGGAGATGCATGATGCCGTGATGGGCGAGCTCGACAATTCCGACGTCATCATCAAATCGGCGGCCGTGGCGGATTTTGCCGTGGCGGGCGCCTCCGAGAAAAAGCTCAAGCGGCGCGAGACCCAGCCGACCATCGAGCTCACTC
The Chrysiogenia bacterium genome window above contains:
- the purH gene encoding bifunctional phosphoribosylaminoimidazolecarboxamide formyltransferase/IMP cyclohydrolase; this encodes MSEKITRALLSVSDKEGIIELGKFLAGQGVEILSTGGTAHKLTEAGVPVIEVSDYTGFPEMMDGRVKTLHPKIHGGLLALRNNPSHVEAMNAHNIGGIDLVVVNLYPFEETIAKEGCAFEDAIENIDIGGPTMLRSAAKNHAHVTVVVEPGDYGRLMDEMKSGSTTAQFRFECACKVFSHTAAYDSAISNYLTARESADAEPAQFPGALNLNFVKKQDLRYGENPHQNGAFYVERAPSEPSIALAKQLHGKELSYNNILDTNAALELVKEFAETAAIVVKHTNPCGAALGSSISEAYEKARATDPVSAFGGIVALNRRVDMATADLLAETFLEVVIAPSYEKDALAKLQEKKNIRLLELPFEGGAYSELPKGTAGWELRRVVGGLLVQELDRGDAPQSDWKVVTKRAPSEEEMRALAFAWTCGKHVKSNAIVYAREGQLVGVGAGQMSRVDSARVGVEKAQLPIKGTVVASDAFFPFRDGLDQLAEAGAVAVIQPGGSVRDEEVIAAADEHGMAMVFTGYRHFRH
- the coaBC gene encoding bifunctional phosphopantothenoylcysteine decarboxylase/phosphopantothenate--cysteine ligase CoaBC produces the protein MDPRLENRTIVLGISGGIACYKACELVRRLTQAGAQVRVAMTASARQFVQPMTLQTLSMNPVATELFDLTQESEIGHINLARAADALVIAPATANIMAKLAHGIADDVLTTVALACTAPLVIAPAMNVQMWRHVATQTNLKTLRERGAHIVDPGAGDLACGEVGEGRLAETEQIIEAIAASLTPRSLQGVRFLITAGPTREPVDPVRYLTNRSSGKMGYALARAAQRRGAQVTLVSGPVSLAPPAGMKLIKVETAREMHDAVMGELDNSDVIIKSAAVADFAVAGASEKKLKRRETQPTIELTPNPDILAAVGKKKGQRVLVGFAAETHDLKKYAREKLREKNADLFVANDVARADAGFDVDTNQVELFFADGREESTGLLSKDQVAERVLDAVESLLPEIHRRSNEMPA
- a CDS encoding Na/Pi cotransporter family protein encodes the protein MIKELVFFVLGGLGLFLYGMKLLSEGLQVMAGDRLRRIISAVTDNRVLGVGTGLLVTMIVQSSSVTTVMVVSFVNAGVMELMQAASVVLGANIGTTITGWILVLKIHKYALPILGLGTFAHLFGRSDKLRYAGQLAMGFGLIFFGLSLMKDGFSPLKDHPGFAEMMHQFGAETTIRLLMSVMVGAVLTMIVQSSSAMLGVTIAMASVGLIDFEGAAALILGENIGTTITAQLAAIGATTNARRAAMFHSLVNVFGVGVMVLLFPLWIHAVDAIIPGPAGFVDAAGERPNITAHISMAHSSFNVVMVLVALPLLGWLVRGVERIVPESKKVHTSLKFLHTSMIEAPALAIEQGRQEVFHMAEIVKEMLEKTAAYYVDMRNPNMAERDRVLRLEKITDVIQHEITVFMARVAEAQMTTAQSDEIRAIVREADELESIADYCERLVGYRSRALKDGVEFSDAALADIQTHLKAVTDFYEAIIAHERAEDSAWMPEIQTEGDRLKELADRIRDAHLERAGRNECNPTAGIVFSDAIVALRRIRNHSYNLAEAFVGQK